One genomic window of Arachis hypogaea cultivar Tifrunner chromosome 8, arahy.Tifrunner.gnm2.J5K5, whole genome shotgun sequence includes the following:
- the LOC112707427 gene encoding squamosa promoter-binding protein 1, with amino-acid sequence MEARMRRTTVEKMRKDSTVDEVEEELEEEDESGVGDGVLAEEEKKKSAVGSGRRGSNGAGGVSPPSCQAERCGADLTEAKRYHRRHKVCEFHSKAPVVVVAGMRQRFCQQCSRFHDLAEFDEAKRSCRRRLAGHNERRRKSNIEPCNEGSGRGGKGQPPKESHCRNADDRGRTQMNISGSSGYKSFHIR; translated from the exons ATGGAGGCCAGGATGAGGAGAACAACAGTTGAGAAGATGAGGAAGGATAGCACAGTTGATGAGGTAGAAGAGGAGTTAGAAGAGGAAGATGAGAGTGGTGTTGGTGATGGTGTCCTtgcagaagaagagaagaagaaaagtgcTGTTGGAAGTGGGAGAAGAGGATCAAATGGGGCAGGAGGAGTTTCTCCACCCTCCTGCCAGGCTGAGAGGTGTGGCGCCGACTTGACCGAGGCAAAAAGGTACCACCGCCGCCATAAGGTGTGTGAGTTTCATTCCAAGGCACCTGTGGTGGTGGTTGCAGGGATGAGGCAGAGGTTTTGCCAGCAATGTAGCAG GTTCCATGACCTGGCAGAATTTGATGAAGCCAAAAGAAGCTGCCGCAGGCGCTTGGCCGGACACAATGAGAGACGCCGGAAGAGCAACATAGAGCCTTGCAACGAGGGAAGCGGCCGAGGCGGCAAAGGGCAACCCCCTAAGGAAAGCCACTGCAGAAACGCCGACGATCGGGGAAGAACTCAGATGAACATTTCAGGGAGCTCTGGCTACAAGTCCTTCCATATCAGATGA
- the LOC112707428 gene encoding probable protein phosphatase 2C 39: MAAREILHKMKEKVGLRSSEPDSGKGKSKISRRVTHGFHLVKGRSYHAMEDFVVAEFKQVDSNELGLFAIFDGHAGHNVPNYLRSHLFENILKEPDFWKDPENAVRRAYSITDSSILEKSGELGRGGSTAVTAILMNCQKLVIANIGDSRAVLCKKGLAKQLSEDHEPHTESEDIKNRGGFVSKFPGDVPRVDGRLAVSRAFGDKSLKKHLSSEPHVTVELVQDDVEFLILASDGLWKVMTNQEAVNTIKDIKDARSSAKRLTEEALNRKSTDDISCIVVKFQ; encoded by the exons ATGGCTGCAAGAGAAATCCTCCATAAGATGAAG GAAAAAGTTGGGCTGCGTTCGTCGGAACCTGACTCGGGGAAAGGAAAGAGCAAGATTTCAAGGCGTGTAACTCATGGATTTCACTTAGTAAAGGGAAGATCATACCATGCCATGGAGGATTTTGTTGTTGCTGAATTTAAGCAAGTTGATAGCAATGAACTTGGCTTGTTTGCGATATTCGATGGCCATGCCGGTCACAATGTGCCTAATTACTTGCGGTCTCACTTGTTTGAAAACATCTTAAAAGAG CCTGACTTCTGGAAAGATCCTGAAAATGCTGTCAGGAGAGCCTATAGTATAACCGATTCTAGCATTTTGGAGAAATCAGGCGAACTGGGTAGAGGGGGTTCAACTGCTGTTACTGCAATATTGATGAATTGTCAGAAGTTAGTCATAGCTAATATTGGTGATTCTCGGGCCGTCTTATGCAAGAAAGGCCTTGCCAAACAACTATCGGAGGATCATGAGCCACACACAGAAAGTGAAGATATAAAAAATAGAGGTGGTTTTGTGTCAAAATTTCCAG GCGACGTTCCAAGGGTTGATGGCCGGTTGGCAGTATCAAGGGCATTTGGTGACAAAAGTCTGAAGAAACACTTGAGTTCAGAACCACATGTGACAGTGGAGCTTGTACAAGATGATGTAGAATTCCTCATATTAGCAAGTGATGGATTATGGAAG GTAATGACAAATCAAGAAGCAGTTAATACCATCAAAGACATAAAGGATGCTCGGTCTTCGGCGAAACGCCTTACTGAAGAAGCACTTAACAGGAAAAGCACAGATGATATATCCTGCATTGTTGTGAAATTTCAGTGA